The Streptomyces sp. NBC_00576 genome contains the following window.
TCTCGGAACGGACCGTGGACCGCGCCAACCGGACCGTCCGGGCCCGCCGGGTGGAGACGGGCCCCTTCGCCCACATGAACATCCTGTGGGAGTACACGGAGCTGCCGGGCGGTACCCAGATGCGCTGGACGCAGGACTTCGCGATGAAGCCCGACGCCCCGGTCGACGACGAGTGGATGACGGACAACATCAACCGCAACTCCCGTACGCAGATGGCGCTCATCCGGGACCGGATCGAGCAGGTCGCCCGCGACCGCCAGAACGCGCCCCTGCCCCGCTGAGCCACCGGCCCAGGAAGGACACCCCGATGCACCACGCCCTGATCGTCGCCCGCATGGCACCCGACTCGGCACCGGCGATCGCCGACCTGTTCGCCGCCTCCGACAGTGGTGAACTCCCGCACCTGGTCGGTGTCACCCGCCGCAGCCTCTTCCAGTACGGCGACGTGTACCTGCACTTCATCGAGGCCGACCAGGACCCGGCGCCCGCCATCGCGAAGGTGGCCGGACACCCCGAGTTCCGGGGCATCAGCGACAAGCTGTCGGCGTACGTCTCCGCGTACGACCCGCAGACCTGGCGCAGCCCCAAGGACGCCATGGCGCGCTGCTTCTACCAGTGGGAGCGGAACGCCGGCTCCTGAGCACCAGCCCACGGAGAAGAACCCCGAGGCCGGTACCGCGACATTCGCGGTACCGGCCTCGGGGTTTCGGCTGGGGCGGGGGTCAGCTGGGGACGGTGCACTCGAAGGCGTGCAGATACGCGTTGACCGGGCGGATCTCGCCGATGACCAGGCCCGCGGCCGTCAGCCGGTCGACCATGCTCTGCCGGGTGTGCTTCGCACCGCCGACATTGAGGAGCAGCAGCAGGTCCATGGCGGTCGTGAACTTCATCGACGGTGTGTCGTCCACGAGGTTCTCGATCACGACGACCCGAGCACCGGGCCGCGCCGCCTTCCGGACGTTCGCCAGCGCCCTGCGGGTGCTGTCGTCGTCCCACTCCAGGATGTTCTTGATGATGTACACATCCGCCTGTACGGGGATGTCCTGCCGGCAGTCCCCGGCCACGATGCTCACCCGCGCGGCCAGTGAACCGCCGTCGCGCAGTCGCGGATCGGCGTTCTCCACCACCCCGGGCAGGTCGAGCAGCGTACCGTGCATCGTGGGGTGCTTCTCCAGCAGGCTGGCCACGACCTGCCCCTGGCCGCCGCCGATGTCGGCGACCGAGGACACCCCGCTCAGGTCCAGCAGGTTCGCGACGTCCCGCGCGGACTGCTCGCTGGACGTCGTCATGGCCCGGTTGAACACGTACGCCGACTCGGGAGCCTCTTCGTTGAGATACGCGAAGAACTCCCTGTCGTACATGTCCTCGAAGACGTTCCGGCCGGAGCGCACCGCCTCGTCCAGCTGCGGCCAGACGTTCCACGTCCACGGCTCGGTGCACCACAGCGCGATGTACCGCAGGCTGTGTGGATCGTCCTCGCGCAGCAGCCGGGACATGTCCGTGTGGACGAAGGTGCCGTCGGGGCGCTCCGCGAAGACGCCCTGGCAGGTCAGTGCGCGCAGCAGCCGCCTGAGGGTGTGGGGCTGGGTCTTCACCGCCGCCGCCAGGTCCTCCACGCTCTTGGGGGCGTCGTCCAGGGCATCCGCGACGCCCAGGCGGGCGGCGGCGCGTACGGCGGCGGCGCAGGCCGCCCCGAAAACGAGTTCCCTCAGCCGCATGGGCGCTGGAGGAGCAGGGGGAGAGGGGGGAGCGGAGGGAGAGGGGGAAGCCGGCGGAGCCGGATCAACGGTCGTCATGTGTTGCCTCGCCTCTGTCGTCGTGCCGTTCGGGGAAAGCGGGGGAGGGAGCGGGGGGAGGAGTCGTTCGGTCAGCACATTCCGGCGGGTTCGGAGACGCCGCACGTGTTGTTGCGGAAGGTGTTGTTCGTGCCGGTGTCCCGGTTGGCGAGATCGGCAGTGCTGTTGCGCAGTACCACGTTGTCTTGGATCTCGTTGCTCTCGTTGGGGGCACCCACGAAGCTCTTGAACAGCACGATGCCGCCCGACAGCGGGGAGGCGCCCACGTTGTCCACGACCCTGTTCTTCGTCACCAGCGTCTTCTCGCTGCCGGTGAGGACGATGCCCGAGCCCTGCAGGAAGGGCAGCCGGGGGGTCTTCGGACACAGCTTGTTGTTGGCGTGGATGTGGTTCCGGCGGACGGTCATCGCCCCGGCGCGCGGCTGGCCCTCGTCGCCGACGACGAACACTCCGGCGCAGTTCCCGGTCGCCTCGTTGTGTTCGACGGTCAGGTTCCGCAGCCGCCGCACCGTGATGCCGATGCGGTTGCCGAGCAGCCGGTTGTGACTGATCTCGGCGCCCTCGGAGTCCTGGGCCCCGTCCTCCCGGTCGACGGTGTTGGCGACGAAGAGCCCGGCGTCACCGTTGGCCTCGGCGGTGTTGCGGCTGAACACGCCGCGCACGGACCTCTCCTGGGCGATGCCCCACTGTCCGTTCTGCTCGGAGGTCACCTGCTGGACCTTCAGCCGATCGGTCCACGAAGCCCACAGGCCGTTCTTGGTGAAGCCCCGGATGGTCAGCGAGCGCAGGGTGACGCGCTTGATGGGAAGGCTCTTGGTGCCGTTCACACAGATGCCGTTGCCCGCTGTGGCACAGGTGTTGTCGGCGGAGGCCGGGCCGGGGACGATGACGGAGGTCCCGGTCACCGAGCCCCGCAGGGTCAGGCCGGACACGGTGATGCGGACGCTCTCGCGGTAGGTGCCGGGGGAGAGGACAACGGTGTCCCCCGGCTGTGCGGCGTCCACCGCCTGCTGGATCGATTCGCCGGGCTGGACCCGGTGGATTCGGAGTACCTGGTGCGCCGTGCGGTGGTCCGTGGGGGCGGCGGCGCCGAGTCCCGAGGCCACGACAGCGGCGGTGCATACGAGGTGGGTGATCTGTCGTCTGTTCATATGCCGAAGCTAGGAGCGGGTGTTCCGGCTCGCCACCGCTGATCACCCAGGTGGGCTCCCGGCGGATCCCGACGGGTCAGACGAGGTGGGCGAAGACCACCAGGTTGTCGGTGTAGTCCTTCACCGCGTGGTCGTAGGCACCGGCACAGGTGATCAGCCGGACCTGGGCCTGCGGGGTGTCGGCGTAGACACGCCGGTCGGGGAAGTCGTCCTTCGCGAACGTCTCGACGCTGTCGACCACGAAGACGGCTGTCCGTCCGTCGGACCGGTTGACGGAGAAGCGGTTCCCCTTCTCCAGTGCGCTGAGCCCCGCGAAGACGGCGGGGGCGGTCGCCGTGTCGACGTGCCCGGCGATGATCGCGGTCCCCGCCTCTCCCGGGGACACGCCGTTCGCCTGCCAGCCGACCATGTTCACGTCGTCGGCGGGCGGGGGTTCGAGCTGGCCCGAGTCGCCGATGGCCAGGCCGACGAAGGGGGCGTCCACGCCGATGGCCGGGATACGCAGCCGCGTCGGCCGTGCCCGCGGCAGATGCTTTCCGGCCTGCGGCGCGGCCGACGAGAACGGGGCGTGCGCGGTGGCGGCTCGTGGCGCGCGGGCGTCGTCCGACGACTCGTCGTTTCCGGAGAGGAAGATGACCGCCGGGATCAGGAGAACGACGGACCACGCGATCAGACGTACGAAAAAGCGCCGCCTGGGCGGCACCGATGGGGACTCAACAGGGGAAGGCAACCGGGTTGCCATCGGGAACCACCTCACTGGAACACGGGCACAGTACGTAGGTACGAAGGGGGGACCGAACCGGCCGGGCCGCCGCAGTGTGCACAGGCGGATGTGCACACGCGACGGCCTCGGCTGCTATGACAGGCATCGGTCAGGACACTCCGTCGGCCGCGTTCCTGCGACGCATCGCGAACGCACCCGCGCCGACGACCGCCAGGGCCGCCAGCCCGCCGGCCGTGACACCCGGGGCCGCGAGCGCGCCGCCACCGGTGTGCATGCCACCGCTGGGCTTCTCGTGCTTGGAGCCCCAGTTGCCCTTGCCACCCTCCTCCTTCTCCTCCTTGTCGCTGGAGTGCCAGGAGCCCTTGCTCCCTTCCTCCTTGTCGGCCTCCCAGTCGCCCTTCTCGCTCTCGTCCGTGCTGTCGTCCTTGCTCCAGTCGCCCTCGTTCACCGCGGTGAGCGCACCGCCACCCGTGTGCATTCCACCGTTCGGCTTGTCGTGCTTGCTGTCCTTGTCGTGCTCCTTGCTGTAGGAAGAGTCACCGTTGTCCCAGTCGCCGCCGTCGGCGGCGAGGGCGCCGGGTGCGGCGATCGCGAGAGCGGCCGTGGCCGTCGCGGTAGCGAGGAGCAGGCGGGCAGAGCGCATGGTCGAAGTCCTTCCGCCGTGGCCGGGGCGCTGACGCGATGTCAGCTGAGGAGACCCGACCTCGACGTGATCCACCGTCAGTCAGGCCGGCCGGGCGCACCACTCGAGCCGCCCACCCCACTGACCCGTACGGCGGCACCGGACCCAACGGCCGACCATCCTCCGGACCGACCAGCAGAGTCCTGACCAGGCATTTGACCGGCTGACCTGCAGTCACTTCCCGTCCCGCGCGCCGCCGTACGCACAACCCGATCGGCGGCGACACGGCTGCACGCATCGCCGGCCCGTTCAGTCGGCTGGGAGCGGGGCCTGATCCTCAGTCAGCTGATGGACAGCTCGGACGGAAGGGAGAGATGTACGCAGCCACCGCGCCCCCCACGCACCCCTCACTCGTGCGCGATCGCCGCCAGCACGTTCATCCGGGACGCGCGCAACGCCGGCAGCAGCGCCGCGACGATGCCGACGAGCGCCGAGCCCACCACCACCAGGACGATCGTGCCCCAGGGAATCGCCAGCGCCTCCATGCCCTGCAGTGCCAGCACCCGCTGGATGCACACGCCCCACACCAGCCCGAGCCCGAGCCCGAGCACCGCACCGAACACGGCGATCACCACCGACTCCAGCCGGATCATCCGGCGCAGCTGCCGCCGGGACAGTCCGATGGCCCGCAGCAGCCCGATCTCGCGGGTGCGCTCCACGACCGACAGGGCGAGGGTGTTGACCACGCCGAGCACCGCGATGACGATCGCGAGCCCCAACAGCGCGTACACGAGGTAGAGCAGTACCGCGATCTGGTTGCGGATCAGTTCCTTGTAGTCGGCCTGGTCACGCACCTTGACCTGTGGATACGGGTCGAGGGTCCGTTCCAGAGCGGGACGCAGCCGGTCCACGCTCGTGCCGTCCGCAGCGTTGACGTACAGCGCGGACTCCTGGCCGCCGGGCACGTACTTCTCGGCGACCGCGATCCCGAAGTAGATCCCGCCCTGTGTCCCGAACCCCTCGGCGCTGTCCTGGTCGGTGAGGGCGGCGACCGTCAGCTCAGTCCGGCCGCCGTCCGGGAACTCCACCGGCAGCACAGTGCCGACGCGCACGTCATGGTCCTTGGCGTAGTCGGCGGACATCCCCAGCCGGCCGTCCGCGAGCGCGGCGGCCGTGTCTCCCTGCGCGTAGGCGACATGGGCGACGTCGTCGAGCCGTGCGTCGTACCCGGCGGCCGTCGTTTCGAGACGCTTGCCGTCCGGGAACCGCACCGCGACCGGCACGAACCGCTGCCGTACGACGAGACCGACACCGTCCGTGGCCCGCACCTTGTCGGTGACCTCCTGCGGGAACGGCACGAAGTTGTCGTGCTGTACGACGAAGTCGGCACCGAGCGTCTTGTCGATCTGCTGGTCGAAGGACTTGGTCATCGAGGCGCTGGCCACGGACATCCCGCCGACCAGGGCGAGGCCCACCATCAGCGCGGCGGCCGTGGCCCCCGTACGGCGGGGATTGCGCAGGGCGTTGCGCTGGCTCATCCGGCCGACCGAGCCGTAGATCGCCGGGAACGCGCCGCCGAGGACCCGGATGACCGGCCGGACCAGCAGCGGGCCCGCGATGACCGTGGCGACGAGGGTGAGGACGACACCGAGGCCCAGCAGGGACGCGGAGGTCGACGTCTCGTCGGCCGTGGCGCAGCCCACGAGCGCGGCGGCCCCGAGCGCCCCGACGATCGCGCCGACGACTGCACGTACCCGCAACGGCCGCCCCACGCCCGCGATTTCGGCGTCCGAGAGCGCGGCCATGGGGGAGACCACCGCTGCCCGCCGGGCCGGCAGATAGGCAGCCACGAAGGTGACCCCGAGCCCGACTGCGTACGACGACACGGGAGTTGCCCAACCCACCACCATGTCGGCCGACCTGAGGTTCATGCCGAACGCGCTCATCAGCTGGATCAGCCCGGCCGCGAGGCCGATACCGGCGGCGAGGCCGAGCGTCGAGCCGACCAGGCCGAGCAGCACCGCCTCCGTCAGCACGGACCGGCGCACCTGTCGTCGGTCGGCGCCGAGTGCCCTCAACAGGCCCAGTTCGCGGGTGCGTTGAGCGATCAGCATCGAGAAGGTGTTGACGATCAGGAAGACCCCGACGAGCACCGCGATCCCGGCGAAGCCCAGCATCACGTACTTGATCACGTCGAGGAATCCGCCGAGTTGGTCCGCGGCCGACTCCGCCTGCTCGGCGGCCGTCTCCAACTCGTAGTCGGTGGTGCCGATCTGTTTCGCGATACGGCTCTTCAGCTCGGTGTCGCTCACCCCGCTCGCGGCGGTCACCGAGATGCTCGTGGCCCGGTTCGGTGCACCGAGCAGTCGGGTCTGCGCCGTCTTCGTGTCCAGGAACAGCAGCGCCGCGCCCGGGTTGGTGGTGGTGAAGGTGGCGATACCGACGATCCTGACATTGAACGACCCCGGCTGCGCGTGGACGGTGAGCGTGTCGCCGATGCTCACGTCCTTGCTGTCGGCGGTGTCCGCGTCCAGCAGTGCCTCGCCGTCGTCCTGAGGGACGTGGCCGGAGGTGAGTTCGACGGGGCTGCGGTCGGTGAGGTACCAGTCGGTGGCGATGGTGGGGGCGCCCGAGGTCGGGGACACCGACTTGTTGCGGTCGTCGACGACGGTGATGTTCTCGACGGACGCGTCCGCGTGGGCGTCCGCGACGCCCTCGACACCGGCCACTCGCTGGGCCAGGGAGGCGGGCAGGGTCAGGGCCTCGCCGGACGGCACCTGCGACGTGAAGTCCTCCCGCGGGCTCACCGTGACGTCGGCGGACGTGGAGGCGAAGAGCCGGTCGAAGGTGCGGGTGACCGTGTCGGAGAAGATCAGGCTGCCCGCGACGAACGCCACGGACAGAACGACGGCCAGCGCGGAGAGCAGCAGCCGGCCCTTGTGCGCGAGGAAACTCCTGAGCGTTGCCTTCAGCACGGGTGTCAGTCCTCGTCGGTGGGCTTGGTGAGGGAAGGGGCGTCGGGGCTACCTGGGGCGTCGGGCGCGGGGGTCTGGGTCTGTCCGCCGGAGAAGAGGCGCATGCGTTCCAGGACAGCCTCCGCCGTGGGCTGTGCCATCTCGTCCACGATCCGGCCGTCGGCGAGGAAGAGCACCAGGTCGGAGTGGGCGGCGGCGCTCGGGTCGTGGGTCACCATGACGACCGTCTGGCCGAGGTCGTCGACGGCCTCGCGCAGAAAGCCGAGGACCTCAAGACCGGCGCGTGAGTCGAGGTTGCCGGTCGGCTCGTCCGCGAAGATCAGCTCGGGGCGTGAGGCGAGCGCCCGGGCACAGGCCACGCGCTGCTGCTGGCCACCGGACAACTGGGCCGGGCGGTGCTTCAGCCGGTCCCGCAGCCCCAGTGTGTCGATGACCTGGTCCAGCCACTTCTGGTCGGGCTTCTGGCCCGCGATGTCCATCGGCAGGGTGATGTTCTCGACGGCGTTCAGGGTCGGGATCAGATTGAACGACTGGAACATGAACCCGATCCGGTCCCGCCGCAGCCGGGTCAGATCGCGTTCCTTCAGCCCCGTGATCTCCGTGTCGCCGAGCCACACCTGCCCCGCCGACACGGTGTCGAGCCCCGCCAGACAGTGCATCAACGTGGACTTCCCCGAGCCGGAGGGCCCCATGACCGCGGTGAAGCGCCCGCGCGCGATGTCCACGTCGACCGAGTCGAGGGCGAGCACGGTCGTCTCGCCCGAGCCGTACGCCTTGGTCAGCGCGCGGGCGCGGGCCGCGGTCCCGTCCGCCTCCGCGTGCCCGGGTGCGTGCTCCGCAGCAGGTGTGGACAAGGCTGCCTCCTTCGGTGGCTTGCTGGTCGTGGCCGTCCCGATGTCGCAGCGACGTCCCTCGTTCCTTGTCCCGGCCGAGCGTAGTGTGACGAGGCACACACCCGGTATCCCTTTTCACTCCTGGGTGGCCCCCTTGCCGGTGCTAGCACATACGCGCTAGCGTCTAGGTATGGCGAAGACTCAGCTGAACGTCCGGGTGGACGAGGGCACCGCCCAGGCGGCGCGCGAAAAGGCCCTTGCCCGTGGAATGAGCGTCAATCGCTACATAGAAGAGCTGGTCAAACACGACACCGGCGAGGCGGGCCACACCTTCGTGGAGGCTGCTGCCGACTTCATGAAGCAGTACGAGTCCGTTTTCGCCGAAGAGTTCGGCACGGACCGTGAAGGCAAGCGCGAAGGTCGTCACCGACCCCTTGGATAACTTCGGCAACCTCAGGATCGACCTCGCCTGGCTCCTCATGATCGCCGAACGGAAGACGCCCGGAGACCCCCAGGTCTCCGACTGGGGCGCCCTGGTCGCCGCTGTCGCCCGCCACGAGGCCGAGATATTCGACATCCCCGTCTATGACAACCCGCACGCCCGGGCCGCAGCCCTGCTCCAACTCCTGCTGCACGTACCGGCGTTGGAGCGCTCCAACGCGCTGTTCGCCTCCGCGGTCGCCTACGCCTACCTGATCGCCAGCGGGGTCAAGGTCGTCACTTCGCCCGAACAGGTGCGCGACCTGGCCCGCCTGGTGAAGACCGGCAACGCCTCGGTGCACGACATCGCGCACGAACTCCGCCAGTGGAGCCTATGAGGCGTCAGCCCTTGCCTGGCGTCCCCGGCTGCGGGGGACGCCACGCGCTGCCCATGACGCAGTACGACACGGGCAGCCGCGGCCCCTTCTCGGGCAGCAACAGCCGCCGGTAAGGGCCGAGTTCGAATCCGGCGTCCCGCAGCGCGGCGACCGGGTCCCGGGCCACATGACAGCCGCCGGCGAGCGCGGGCCACACCGTGCGGTCGAGGGCGCGCTGAGTGAACCGCATCGCGGGCCCGCCGCCGACGCCGTGTTCGAGGAACCGCACCTCTCCGCCGGGCCGCAGCACCCGCCGTACCTCGCCGAGCGCGCGGGGGAGGTCCCGGACGCTGCACAGCACCAGCGAGAGCACGACCGCGTCGAAAGCCTCGCTCTTCACCGGCAGCGCCTCCGCCACGCCCGGCGCTACGTCGACGGGGACGGGCACTTCGGAACGGATCGCCGCCTCCACGGCCAACTGCCGCAACAGGCGCTCGGGTTCGATCGCGACGACCTCCGAGACGGTGCCCGGATAGTGTGCGAAGTTCAGTCCGTTGCCGGCGCCGATCTCGATCACCCGCCCGGAGAGCCCGGCGAGC
Protein-coding sequences here:
- a CDS encoding ABC transporter permease, whose amino-acid sequence is MLKATLRSFLAHKGRLLLSALAVVLSVAFVAGSLIFSDTVTRTFDRLFASTSADVTVSPREDFTSQVPSGEALTLPASLAQRVAGVEGVADAHADASVENITVVDDRNKSVSPTSGAPTIATDWYLTDRSPVELTSGHVPQDDGEALLDADTADSKDVSIGDTLTVHAQPGSFNVRIVGIATFTTTNPGAALLFLDTKTAQTRLLGAPNRATSISVTAASGVSDTELKSRIAKQIGTTDYELETAAEQAESAADQLGGFLDVIKYVMLGFAGIAVLVGVFLIVNTFSMLIAQRTRELGLLRALGADRRQVRRSVLTEAVLLGLVGSTLGLAAGIGLAAGLIQLMSAFGMNLRSADMVVGWATPVSSYAVGLGVTFVAAYLPARRAAVVSPMAALSDAEIAGVGRPLRVRAVVGAIVGALGAAALVGCATADETSTSASLLGLGVVLTLVATVIAGPLLVRPVIRVLGGAFPAIYGSVGRMSQRNALRNPRRTGATAAALMVGLALVGGMSVASASMTKSFDQQIDKTLGADFVVQHDNFVPFPQEVTDKVRATDGVGLVVRQRFVPVAVRFPDGKRLETTAAGYDARLDDVAHVAYAQGDTAAALADGRLGMSADYAKDHDVRVGTVLPVEFPDGGRTELTVAALTDQDSAEGFGTQGGIYFGIAVAEKYVPGGQESALYVNAADGTSVDRLRPALERTLDPYPQVKVRDQADYKELIRNQIAVLLYLVYALLGLAIVIAVLGVVNTLALSVVERTREIGLLRAIGLSRRQLRRMIRLESVVIAVFGAVLGLGLGLVWGVCIQRVLALQGMEALAIPWGTIVLVVVGSALVGIVAALLPALRASRMNVLAAIAHE
- a CDS encoding right-handed parallel beta-helix repeat-containing protein; its protein translation is MNRRQITHLVCTAAVVASGLGAAAPTDHRTAHQVLRIHRVQPGESIQQAVDAAQPGDTVVLSPGTYRESVRITVSGLTLRGSVTGTSVIVPGPASADNTCATAGNGICVNGTKSLPIKRVTLRSLTIRGFTKNGLWASWTDRLKVQQVTSEQNGQWGIAQERSVRGVFSRNTAEANGDAGLFVANTVDREDGAQDSEGAEISHNRLLGNRIGITVRRLRNLTVEHNEATGNCAGVFVVGDEGQPRAGAMTVRRNHIHANNKLCPKTPRLPFLQGSGIVLTGSEKTLVTKNRVVDNVGASPLSGGIVLFKSFVGAPNESNEIQDNVVLRNSTADLANRDTGTNNTFRNNTCGVSEPAGMC
- a CDS encoding class I SAM-dependent methyltransferase, which codes for MPLRSTAGSGKVPRDLVHHPLFARYYARVSVSAETRMGLGALRGRLLAGLSGRVIEIGAGNGLNFAHYPGTVSEVVAIEPERLLRQLAVEAAIRSEVPVPVDVAPGVAEALPVKSEAFDAVVLSLVLCSVRDLPRALGEVRRVLRPGGEVRFLEHGVGGGPAMRFTQRALDRTVWPALAGGCHVARDPVAALRDAGFELGPYRRLLLPEKGPRLPVSYCVMGSAWRPPQPGTPGKG
- a CDS encoding class F sortase — its product is MATRLPSPVESPSVPPRRRFFVRLIAWSVVLLIPAVIFLSGNDESSDDARAPRAATAHAPFSSAAPQAGKHLPRARPTRLRIPAIGVDAPFVGLAIGDSGQLEPPPADDVNMVGWQANGVSPGEAGTAIIAGHVDTATAPAVFAGLSALEKGNRFSVNRSDGRTAVFVVDSVETFAKDDFPDRRVYADTPQAQVRLITCAGAYDHAVKDYTDNLVVFAHLV
- a CDS encoding toxin-antitoxin system HicB family antitoxin, producing the protein MAKTQLNVRVDEGTAQAAREKALARGMSVNRYIEELVKHDTGEAGHTFVEAAADFMKQYESVFAEEFGTDREGKREGRHRPLG
- a CDS encoding TcmI family type II polyketide cyclase — protein: MHHALIVARMAPDSAPAIADLFAASDSGELPHLVGVTRRSLFQYGDVYLHFIEADQDPAPAIAKVAGHPEFRGISDKLSAYVSAYDPQTWRSPKDAMARCFYQWERNAGS
- a CDS encoding fic family toxin-antitoxin system, toxin component, with product MIAERKTPGDPQVSDWGALVAAVARHEAEIFDIPVYDNPHARAAALLQLLLHVPALERSNALFASAVAYAYLIASGVKVVTSPEQVRDLARLVKTGNASVHDIAHELRQWSL
- a CDS encoding SRPBCC family protein; its protein translation is MAGHTENSITVDAPLDLVWDITNDIENWPRLFTEYSSLEVLSREGDTTAFRLTMYPDDNGKVWSWVSERTVDRANRTVRARRVETGPFAHMNILWEYTELPGGTQMRWTQDFAMKPDAPVDDEWMTDNINRNSRTQMALIRDRIEQVARDRQNAPLPR
- a CDS encoding ABC transporter ATP-binding protein codes for the protein MSTPAAEHAPGHAEADGTAARARALTKAYGSGETTVLALDSVDVDIARGRFTAVMGPSGSGKSTLMHCLAGLDTVSAGQVWLGDTEITGLKERDLTRLRRDRIGFMFQSFNLIPTLNAVENITLPMDIAGQKPDQKWLDQVIDTLGLRDRLKHRPAQLSGGQQQRVACARALASRPELIFADEPTGNLDSRAGLEVLGFLREAVDDLGQTVVMVTHDPSAAAHSDLVLFLADGRIVDEMAQPTAEAVLERMRLFSGGQTQTPAPDAPGSPDAPSLTKPTDED
- a CDS encoding methyltransferase, whose amino-acid sequence is MTTVDPAPPASPSPSAPPSPPAPPAPMRLRELVFGAACAAAVRAAARLGVADALDDAPKSVEDLAAAVKTQPHTLRRLLRALTCQGVFAERPDGTFVHTDMSRLLREDDPHSLRYIALWCTEPWTWNVWPQLDEAVRSGRNVFEDMYDREFFAYLNEEAPESAYVFNRAMTTSSEQSARDVANLLDLSGVSSVADIGGGQGQVVASLLEKHPTMHGTLLDLPGVVENADPRLRDGGSLAARVSIVAGDCRQDIPVQADVYIIKNILEWDDDSTRRALANVRKAARPGARVVVIENLVDDTPSMKFTTAMDLLLLLNVGGAKHTRQSMVDRLTAAGLVIGEIRPVNAYLHAFECTVPS